One Chlamydia ibidis 10-1398/6 genomic window, ATCTACTATTTTTATTTTCTAGAAATTAACAAATGTTCTCCCTAAAGGTTTCTTCTCGTTATGATTGTTTCTTTTAAAGTTATTTATGAAACAACATCATCTTTTTCAAGAAAATAACATTGCAGAAAAAGGAAAATCCAACATAAACTACGCTTTCTCAATAAAAGAAGGTTTTTGTTTATTTTCTAATGAGTAAATTGAAAGTATGCCAAATTCTTTCTTATAAAATTTGTTAAAGTAAGTGTCGATTAATTCGAAGATTCAGCAAGTTAAAAGGTGGGTTTCATGGCCGTAGAACAATCGAATATAAACGAAGAAATAGAAAGACTGATCTTGAAAGCTATTAAAAAGGTCTGCGGAAATAAAGAAAATGATCTCTGTCGCTATCTTCCAGGTCCAAGCGGTGGCTATATGCACCACTTTACACTCAAAAAAATGAAGACTTCGGCTCCTGATCAACTTTCTAAAATGTTAAGAACGTTCATATTGGAGTCTGATTCTCCTCGGTCTATCCATCCTAAACCTCGAGCTCCTAGAGGGTCTAAAAAACGTAGGGACTTTATTAACTTTACTAAGACTGATATCGAACGTGTTTTAGAATTAGCAAGACAGGTAGGGGACAAGGATCTTTTAGCTCGTTTTAGTCCTAAGAAGCCTCTTCCCTCGCTCAAAAGGGAACTTATTCGTTCAATTCGTCAGGGGATTGTTAGCGTAGATCTATGGAACGCCTATGTCGAAGCTGTTAAGGCTAATTCATCTAATCTCGAACCTTCTCAATCATTCGTTTAAATGTAAAATAATAATTTTACTTCGCGGCTAGTCCGTTTTAGCCGCTTGTATTAGGTTTTTGAGATTTTCAGAGGACTGAGAATCTTGCCTCCTGCTTTTTCCTTGTCAACGGTCAAAAGAATTGGTATGATATAAGCCTAAAACTTAAATTAATTCATTAATTAACAGTTCATTAATAATATAAACTAAGCTATTTCAGAGGGTAAAATATGACACAAACAGCGGAAAAACCTTTTGGGAAATGGCGCTCTTTCCTGTGGCCAATACATGCACACGAATTGAAGAAAGTTCTGCCAATGTTCCTAATGTTCTTCTGTATTGCGTTTAACTATACCGTATTACGCGATACTAAAGACACTCTAATTGTAACGGCCCCCGGATCTGGTGCAGAGGCTATTCCTTTCATCAAACTTTGGCTCGTTGTTCCTTGCGCTGTCGTCTTCATGCTTATTTACGCTAAATTAAGTAACATTTTAAGTAAGCAAGCCCTATTTTACGCAGTAATCTCTCCGTTCCTAATTTTCTTTGCTCTGTTCCCTACAGTGATCTATCCATTTCGTCACTTGTTGCATCCAACAGACTTTGCGGAGCGGCTTCAGGACTTCCTCCCTCAGGGGTTGATGGGATGTGTAGCAATGTTAAGAAACTGGACGTTCGCTTTATTCTACGTGCTCTCTGAGCTTTGGGGCAGCGTTATGCT contains:
- the ddbA gene encoding DNA binding protein DdbA, which produces MAVEQSNINEEIERLILKAIKKVCGNKENDLCRYLPGPSGGYMHHFTLKKMKTSAPDQLSKMLRTFILESDSPRSIHPKPRAPRGSKKRRDFINFTKTDIERVLELARQVGDKDLLARFSPKKPLPSLKRELIRSIRQGIVSVDLWNAYVEAVKANSSNLEPSQSFV